A window of Procambarus clarkii isolate CNS0578487 chromosome 9, FALCON_Pclarkii_2.0, whole genome shotgun sequence contains these coding sequences:
- the LOC123766075 gene encoding splicing factor 3A subunit 2-like yields the protein MVPGISAPAAGDQRPSCRGSAPQLPGISAPAAGDQRPSCRGSAPQLPGISAPAAGDQRPSCRGSAPQLPGISAPAAGDQRPSCRGSAPQLPGISAPAAGDQRPSCRGSAPQLSGISAPAAGYQRPSCRGSAPQLPGISAPAAGDQRPSCRGSAPQLPGISAPAAGDQRPSCRGSAPQLPGISAPAAGDQRPSCRGSGPQLPGIRAPAAGTHQAY from the coding sequence ATGGTGCCGGGGATCAGCGCCCCAGCTGCCGGGGATCAGCGCCCCAGCTGCCGGGGATCAGCGCCCCAGCTGCCGGGGATCAGCGCCCCAGCTGCCGGGGATCAGCGCCCCAGCTGCCGGGGATCAGCGCCCCAGCTGCCGGGGATCAGCGCCCCAGCTGCCGGGGATCAGCGCCCCAGCTGCCGGGGATCAGCGCCCCAGCTGCCGGGGATCAGCGCCCCAGCTGCCGGGGATCAGCGCCCCAGCTGCCGGGGATCAGCGCCCCAGCTGCCGGGGATCAGCGCCCCAGCTGCCGGGGATCAGCGCCCCAGCTGCCGGGGATCAGCGCCCCAGCTGTCGGGGATCAGCGCCCCAGCTGCCGGGTATCAGCGCCCCAGCTGCCGGGGATCAGCGCCCCAGCTGCCGGGGATCAGCGCCCCAGCTGCCGGGGATCAGCGCCCCAGCTGCCGGGGATCAGCGCCGCAGCTGCCGGGGATCAGCGCCCCAGCTGCCGGGGATCAGCGCCCCAGCTGCCGGGGATCAGCGCCCCAGCTGCCGGGGATCAGCGCCCCAGCTGCCGGGGATCAGCGCCCCAGCTGCCGGGGATCAGGGCCCCAGCTGCCGGGGATCAGGGCCCCAGCTGCCGGGACTCACCAGGCCTACTGA
- the LOC123766074 gene encoding platelet binding protein GspB-like isoform X1, with product MTHMALEGETPYWLLQWLTSFFLKKELKEAEEPKRVMAGFLQKHPDMVKAGGPGRVMPEPPHHTRVTAWGIPSLVEWTGLLGLLVLLLLLLRGVWDHLRHNLLEEVKAMIAKEANVREMMLKQQVQVLRESMLQETSDSSETRDSSENTDSSENTDSSENTDSSENTDSSENTDSSEISDLSEISDSSEISDSSEISDSSEISDSSEISDSSEASDSSETSDSSEASDSSENTDSSENTDSSENTDSSENTDSSETTDSSETTDSSENTDSTDSSDSNETSDSNETSDSSETSDSSETSDSSEASDSSENTDSSENTDSSENTDSSETTDSSETTDSSENTDSSETSDSNETSDSNETSDSNETSDSNENTDSSEVKEILGEEVRNLIAGKMRELMKEELMMMREEMKRMIVEEVREVTMVEMSDPRKTSDLGKMSDPRNTSDLGKMSDLGKMSDPRKTSDLGKMSDPRKTSDLGKMSDPRKMSGAGEHSHVLQGNEQDYLPENEEKASLENEETTSLENEEKASLENEEKASLRNEEKASLGNEEKTSPENEEKASLGNEEKASLGNEETASLENEEKASLGNEEKASPENEEKASPENEEKASLGNEEKASLENEETASLENEETTSLENEEKASLGNEEKASLGNEEKASLGNEEKASPENEEKASLGNEEKASLGNEETASLRNEETASLRNEETASLRNEETASLRNEETASLRNEETASLRNEETASLRNEVKDGKAATITVKLMYDGLSWSVSHHHPDGDPHDHSPGGTGAPGRRSPGGTGAPGRRSPGGTGAPGRRSPGGTGAPGRRSPGGTGAPGRRSPGGTGAPGRGSPGGTGAPGRGSPGGTGAPGRRSPGGTGAPGRRSPGGTGGGSHSQHRHPNQFITEAPVDGEAPVDEGAPVDEEAPVDEEASVDGEASVDEETPVDGEAPVDGEAPVDGEAPVEEEAPVDGEAPVDGEAPVDEEASVDEEAPVDGEAPVDGEAPVDEEAPVDEEAPVDEEAPVDEEAPVDEEAPVDGEAPVDGEAPVDEEAPVDGEAPVDGEAPVDGETPVDEEAPFDGETPVDGEAPVDGEAPVDEEAPVDGEAPVDGETPVNEEAPVDGETPVNEEAPVDEEAPVDEEAPVDGEIPVNEEAPVDGETPVDGETPVDGEIPVNEEAPVDGETPVDGETPVDGEIPVNEEAPPYRETTLINPPELALPTCPGETNSSCTSGESGRISPPWVGETRIPCVSYPAMPSRVSLFQTHARNIARNITQDLEGVFPQSQNGNGVIVVLYVVVCEGMLRNDERTLHVGPVMMQVDGERTLLMDPVIMQVDGKRKLHIDPVMMQVDGERTLHIDPVMTQVDGERTLLMDPVMTQVDGERTLFLDPVMMQVDGERTLFLDPVMMQVDGERTLFLDPVMMQVDRARTLRGEGRSRRVLPLQPVAYFIPISPPKPQSERNLNNSPHIPLGGITFDISVSGLKNRKCRAKKPLVTKPPSENCPSEECPSENCPSEECPSEECPSEECPSEECPSENCPSEECPSEECPSEECPSEECPSEECPSEECPSEETSREECPSEKSSRKNLTHMKSHGEETNK from the coding sequence ATGACCCACATGGCCCTGGAAGGTGAAACGCCCTATTGGCTCCTTCAGTGGCTCACCTCTTTCTTCCTGAAGAAGGAACTGAAGGAGGCGGAAGAGCCCAAGAGGGTAATGGCCGGGTTCCTGCAGAAGCATCCAGACATGGTGAAGGCAGGTGGGCCGGGGAGGGTGATGCcagagccaccacaccacaccagggtgACGGCCTGGGGGAtaccctccctggtggagtggacGGGCCTCCTGGGgctgctggtgctcctgctgctgctgctgcggggcGTCTGGGACCACCTCAGGCACAACCTGCTGGAGGAGGTGAAGGCTATGATAGCCAAGGAAGCGAATGTAAGGGAGATGATGTTAAAACAACAGGTACAGGTGTTAAGGGAGTCTATGTTGCAGGAGACCAGCGACTCGAGTGAGACCAGGGACTCAAGTGAGAACACTGACTCGAGTGAGAACACTGACTCGAGTGAGAACACTGACTCGAGTGAGAACACTGACTCGAGTGAGAACACTGACTCGAGTGAGATCAGTGATTTGAGTGAGATCAGTGACTCGAGTGAGATCAGTGACTCGAGTGAGATCAGTGACTCGAGTGAGATCAGTGACTCGAGTGAGATCAGTGACTCGAGTGAGGCCAGTGACTCGAGTGAGACCAGTGACTCGAGTGAGGCCAGTGACTCGAGTGAGAACACTGACTCGAGTGAGAACACTGACTCGAGTGAGAACACTGACTCGAGTGAGAACACTGACTCGAGTGAGACCACTGACTCGAGTGAGACCACTGACTCGAGTGAAAACACTGACTCGACTGACTCGAGTGACTCGAATGAGACCAGTGACTCGAATGAGACCAGTGACTCGAGTGAGACCAGTGACTCGAGTGAGACCAGTGACTCGAGTGAGGCCAGTGACTCGAGTGAGAACACTGACTCGAGTGAGAACACTGACTCGAGTGAGAACACTGACTCGAGTGAGACCACTGACTCGAGTGAGACCACTGACTCGAGTGAAAACACTGACTCGAGTGAGACGAGTGACTCGAATGAGACAAGTGACTCGAATGAGACGAGTGACTCGAATGAGACCAGTGACTCGAATGAGAACACTGACTCGAGTGAGGTGAAGGAGATTTTGGGGGAGGAGGTGAGGAACTTGATAGCTGGTAAAATGAGGGAGCTGATGAAGGAGGAACTGATGATGATGCGGGAGGAGATGAAGAGGATGATAGTGGAGGAGGTGAGGGAGGTCACGATGGTAGAGATGAGTGACCCCCGGAAGACGAGTGACCTCGGGAAGATGAGTGACCCCCGGAACACGAGTGACCTCGGGAAGATGAGTGACCTCGGGAAGATGAGTGACCCCCGGAAGACGAGTGACCTCGGGAAGATGAGTGACCCCCGGAAGACGAGTGACCTCGGGAAGATGAGTGACCCCCGGAAGATGAGTGGAGCGGGTGAGCATTCACATGTTCTACAAGGGAATGAACAGGACTACTTGCCAGAGAATGAAGAGAAGGCTTCACTAGAGAATGAAGAGACGACTtcactagaaaatgaagagaaAGCTTCACTAGAGAATGAAGAGAAGGCTTCACTACGGAATGAAGAGAAGGCTTCACTAGGGAATGAAGAGAAGACTTCACCAGAGAATGAAGAGAAGGCGTCTCTAGGGAATGAAGAGAAGGCGTCTCTAGGGAATGAAGAGACGGCTtcactagaaaatgaagagaaGGCTTCACTAGGGAATGAAGAGAAGGCTTCACCAGAGAATGAAGAGAAGGCTTCACCAGAGAATGAAGAGAAGGCGTCTCTAGGGAATGAAGAGAAGGCTTCACTAGAGAATGAAGAGACGGCTTCACTAGAGAATGAAGAGACGACTtcactagaaaatgaagagaaAGCTTCACTAGGGAATGAAGAGAAAGCTTCACTAGGGAATGAAGAGAAGGCTTCACTAGGGAATGAAGAGAAGGCTTCACCAGAGAATGAAGAGAAGGCGTCTCTAGGGAATGAAGAGAAGGCGTCTCTAGGGAATGAAGAGACGGCTTCACTAAGGAATGAAGAGACGGCTTCACTAAGGAATGAAGAGACGGCTTCACTAAGGAATGAAGAGACGGCTTCACTAAGGAATGAAGAGACGGCTTCACTAAGGAATGAAGAGACGGCTTCACTAAGGAATGAAGAGACGGCTTCACTAAGGAATGAAGTGAAAGACGGTAAAGCTGCGACTATTACTGTAAAATTAATGTATGACGGCCTCTCGTGGAgtgtctcccaccaccacccagacggTGACCCCCATGACCACTCCCCCGGCGGCACTGGTGCCCCTGGCCGGAGGTCCCCTGGCGGCACTGGTGCCCCTGGCCGGAGGTCCCCTGGCGGCACTGGTGCCCCTGGCCGGAGGTCCCCTGGCGGCACTGGTGCCCCTGGCCGGAGGTCCCCTGGCGGCACTGGTGCCCCTGGCCGGAGGTCCCCTGGCGGTACTGGTGCCCCTGGCCGGGGGTCCCCTGGCGGTACTGGTGCCCCTGGCCGGGGGTCCCCTGGCGGTACTGGTGCCCCTGGCCGGAGGTCCCCTGGCGGTACTGGTGCCCCTGGCCGGAGGTCCCCTGGCGGTACTGGAGGCGGGTCTCATAGCCAGCACCGGCATCCTAACCAATTCATAACTGAAGCCCCTGTCGACGGGGAAGCCCCTGTCGACGAGGGAGCCCCTGTCGACGAGGAAGCCCCTGTCGACGAGGAAGCCTCTGTTGACGGGGAAGCCTCTGTCGACGAGGAAACACCTGTCGACGGGGAAGCCCCTGTCGACGGGGAAGCCCCTGTCGACGGGGAAGCCCCTGTCGAGGAGGAAGCCCCTGTCGACGGGGAAGCCCCTGTCGACGGGGAAGCCCCTGTCGACGAGGAAGCCTCTGTCGACGAGGAAGCCCCTGTTGACGGGGAAGCCCCTGTTGACGGGGAAGCCCCTGTCGACGAGGAAGCCCCTGTCGACGAGGAAGCCCCTGTCGACGAGGAAGCCCCTGTCGACGAGGAAGCCCCTGTCGACGAGGAAGCCCCTGTCGACGGGGAAGCCCCTGTCGACGGGGAAGCCCCTGTCGACGAGGAAGCCCCTGTCGACGGGGAAGCCCCTGTCGACGGGGAAGCCCCTGTCGACGGGGAAACACCTGTCGACGAGGAAGCCCCTTTCGACGGGGAAACACCTGTCGACGGGGAAGCCCCTGTCGACGGGGAAGCCCCTGTCGACGAGGAAGCCCCTGTCGACGGGGAAGCCCCTGTCGACGGGGAAACACCTGTCAACGAGGAAGCCCCTGTCGACGGGGAAACACCTGTCAACGAGGAAGCCCCTGTCGACGAGGAAGCCCCTGTCGACGAGGAAGCCCCTGTCGACGGGGAAATACCTGTCAACGAGGAAGCCCCTGTCGACGGGGAAACACCTGTCGACGGGGAAACACCTGTCGACGGGGAAATACCTGTCAACGAGGAAGCCCCTGTCGACGGGGAAACACCTGTCGACGGGGAAACACCTGTCGACGGGGAAATACCTGTCAACGAGGAAGCCCCTCCATATAGAGAGACCACTCTCATAAACCCTCCAGAGCTCGCTCTACCCACATGTCCAGGGGAAACCAACTCTAGCTGTACGAGCGGGGAGAGTGGAAGGATTTCCCCACCGTGGGTTGGGGAAACTCGTATTCCATGTGTCAGTTACCCCGCCATGCCTTCCAGAGTATCCCTCTTCCAGACCCACGCTCGGAACATCGCTCGGAACATCACTCAAGATCTGGAAGGCGTTTTCCCGCAGAGCCAGAACGGCAACGGGGTGATTGTTGTGTTGTACGTAGTGGTTTGTGAGGGAATGCTGAGGAATGATGAGAGAACATTGCACGTAGGCCCAGTCATGATGCAGGTGGATGGAGAGAGAACACTGCTCATGGACCCAGTCATTATGCAGGTGGATGGAAAGAGAAAACTGCACATAGACCCAGTCATGATGCAGGTGGATGGAGAGAGAACACTCCACATAGACCCAGTCATGACGCAGGTGGATGGAGAGAGAACACTGCTCATGGATCCAGTCATGACGCAGGTGGATGGAGAAAGAACACTGTTCTTGGACCCAGTCATGATGCAGGTGGATGGAGAAAGAACACTGTTCTTGGACCCAGTCATGATGCAGGTGGATGGAGAAAGAACACTGTTCTTGGACCCAGTCATGATGCAGGTGGATAGAGCGAGAACATTACGTGGAGAAGGGCGCTCGAGAAGAGTACTTCCTTTACAGCCAGTCGCCTACTTTATCCCAATCTCTCCTCCGAAACCCCAGAGTGAAAGGAACCTCAACAACTCCCCACACATACCACTAGGGGGCATTACGTTTGATATCTCTGTGAGTGGTCTTAAAAACAGAAAATGCCGGGCAAAGAAACCTTTAGTGACGAAGCCCCCCAGTGAGAACTGTCCCAGTGAGGAATGTCCCAGTGAGAACTGTCCCAGTGAGGAATGTCCCAGTGAGGAATGTCCCAGTGAAGAATGTCCCAGTGAGGAATGTCCCAGTGAGAACTGTCCCAGTGAGGAATGTCCCAGTGAGGAATGTCCCAGTGAGGAATGTCCTAGTGAGGAATGTCCTAGTGAGGAATGTCCCAGTGAGGAATGTCCTAGTGAGGAAACCTCGAGAGAGGAATGTCCCAGTGAGAAGTCTTCCAGAAAGAATCTTACGCACATGAAATCCCATGGAGAAGAAACCAACAAATAA
- the LOC123766074 gene encoding platelet binding protein GspB-like isoform X2, translating to MTHMALEGETPYWLLQWLTSFFLKKELKEAEEPKRVMAGFLQKHPDMVKAGGPGRVMPEPPHHTRVTAWGIPSLVEWTGLLGLLVLLLLLLRGVWDHLRHNLLEEVKAMIAKEANVREMMLKQQVQVLRESMLQETSDSSETRDSSENTDSSENTDSSENTDSSENTDSSENTDSSEISDLSEISDSSEISDSSEISDSSEISDSSEISDSSEASDSSETSDSSEASDSSENTDSSENTDSSENTDSSENTDSSETTDSSETTDSSENTDSTDSSDSNETSDSNETSDSSETSDSSETSDSSEASDSSENTDSSENTDSSENTDSSETTDSSETTDSSENTDSSETSDSNETSDSNETSDSNETSDSNENTDSSEVKEILGEEVRNLIAGKMRELMKEELMMMREEMKRMIVEEVREVTMVEMSDPRKTSDLGKMSDPRNTSDLGKMSDLGKMSDPRKTSDLGKMSDPRKTSDLGKMSDPRKMSGAGEHSHVLQGNEQDYLPENEEKASLENEETTSLENEEKASLENEEKASLRNEEKASLGNEEKTSPENEEKASLGNEEKASLGNEETASLENEEKASLGNEEKASPENEEKASPENEEKASLGNEEKASLENEETASLENEETTSLENEEKASLGNEEKASLGNEEKASLGNEEKASPENEEKASLGNEEKASLGNEETASLRNEETASLRNEETASLRNEETASLRNEETASLRNEETASLRNEETASLRNEVKDGKAATITVKLMYDGLSWSVSHHHPDGDPHDHSPGGTGAPGRRSPGGTGAPGRRSPGGTGAPGRRSPGGTGAPGRRSPGGTGAPGRRSPGGTGAPGRGSPGGTGAPGRGSPGGTGAPGRRSPGGTGAPGRRSPGGTGGGSHSQHRHPNQFITEAPVDGEAPVDEGAPVDEEAPVDEEASVDGEASVDEETPVDGEAPVDGEAPVDGEAPVEEEAPVDGEAPVDGEAPVDEEASVDEEAPVDGEAPVDGEAPVDEEAPVDEEAPVDEEAPVDEEAPVDEEAPVDGEAPVDGEAPVDEEAPVDGEAPVDGEAPVDGETPVDEEAPFDGETPVDGEAPVDGEAPVDEEAPVDGEAPVDGETPVNEEAPVDGETPVNEEAPVDEEAPVDEEAPVDGEIPVNEEAPVDGETPVDGETPVDGEIPVNEEAPVDGETPVDGETPVDGEIPVNEEAPPYRETTLINPPELALPTCPGETNSSCTSGESGRISPPWVGETRIPCVSYPAMPSRVSLFQTHARNIARNITQDLEGVFPQSQNGNGVIVVLYVVVCEGMLRNDERTLHVGPVMMQVDGERTLLMDPVIMQVDGKRKLHIDPVMMQVDGERTLHIDPVMTQVDGERTLLMDPVMTQVDGERTLFLDPVMMQVDGERTLFLDPVMMQVDRARTLRGEGRSRRVLPLQPVAYFIPISPPKPQSERNLNNSPHIPLGGITFDISVSGLKNRKCRAKKPLVTKPPSENCPSEECPSENCPSEECPSEECPSEECPSEECPSENCPSEECPSEECPSEECPSEECPSEECPSEECPSEETSREECPSEKSSRKNLTHMKSHGEETNK from the exons ATGACCCACATGGCCCTGGAAGGTGAAACGCCCTATTGGCTCCTTCAGTGGCTCACCTCTTTCTTCCTGAAGAAGGAACTGAAGGAGGCGGAAGAGCCCAAGAGGGTAATGGCCGGGTTCCTGCAGAAGCATCCAGACATGGTGAAGGCAGGTGGGCCGGGGAGGGTGATGCcagagccaccacaccacaccagggtgACGGCCTGGGGGAtaccctccctggtggagtggacGGGCCTCCTGGGgctgctggtgctcctgctgctgctgctgcggggcGTCTGGGACCACCTCAGGCACAACCTGCTGGAGGAGGTGAAGGCTATGATAGCCAAGGAAGCGAATGTAAGGGAGATGATGTTAAAACAACAGGTACAGGTGTTAAGGGAGTCTATGTTGCAGGAGACCAGCGACTCGAGTGAGACCAGGGACTCAAGTGAGAACACTGACTCGAGTGAGAACACTGACTCGAGTGAGAACACTGACTCGAGTGAGAACACTGACTCGAGTGAGAACACTGACTCGAGTGAGATCAGTGATTTGAGTGAGATCAGTGACTCGAGTGAGATCAGTGACTCGAGTGAGATCAGTGACTCGAGTGAGATCAGTGACTCGAGTGAGATCAGTGACTCGAGTGAGGCCAGTGACTCGAGTGAGACCAGTGACTCGAGTGAGGCCAGTGACTCGAGTGAGAACACTGACTCGAGTGAGAACACTGACTCGAGTGAGAACACTGACTCGAGTGAGAACACTGACTCGAGTGAGACCACTGACTCGAGTGAGACCACTGACTCGAGTGAAAACACTGACTCGACTGACTCGAGTGACTCGAATGAGACCAGTGACTCGAATGAGACCAGTGACTCGAGTGAGACCAGTGACTCGAGTGAGACCAGTGACTCGAGTGAGGCCAGTGACTCGAGTGAGAACACTGACTCGAGTGAGAACACTGACTCGAGTGAGAACACTGACTCGAGTGAGACCACTGACTCGAGTGAGACCACTGACTCGAGTGAAAACACTGACTCGAGTGAGACGAGTGACTCGAATGAGACAAGTGACTCGAATGAGACGAGTGACTCGAATGAGACCAGTGACTCGAATGAGAACACTGACTCGAGTGAGGTGAAGGAGATTTTGGGGGAGGAGGTGAGGAACTTGATAGCTGGTAAAATGAGGGAGCTGATGAAGGAGGAACTGATGATGATGCGGGAGGAGATGAAGAGGATGATAGTGGAGGAGGTGAGGGAGGTCACGATGGTAGAGATGAGTGACCCCCGGAAGACGAGTGACCTCGGGAAGATGAGTGACCCCCGGAACACGAGTGACCTCGGGAAGATGAGTGACCTCGGGAAGATGAGTGACCCCCGGAAGACGAGTGACCTCGGGAAGATGAGTGACCCCCGGAAGACGAGTGACCTCGGGAAGATGAGTGACCCCCGGAAGATGAGTGGAGCGGGTGAGCATTCACATGTTCTACAAGGGAATGAACAGGACTACTTGCCAGAGAATGAAGAGAAGGCTTCACTAGAGAATGAAGAGACGACTtcactagaaaatgaagagaaAGCTTCACTAGAGAATGAAGAGAAGGCTTCACTACGGAATGAAGAGAAGGCTTCACTAGGGAATGAAGAGAAGACTTCACCAGAGAATGAAGAGAAGGCGTCTCTAGGGAATGAAGAGAAGGCGTCTCTAGGGAATGAAGAGACGGCTtcactagaaaatgaagagaaGGCTTCACTAGGGAATGAAGAGAAGGCTTCACCAGAGAATGAAGAGAAGGCTTCACCAGAGAATGAAGAGAAGGCGTCTCTAGGGAATGAAGAGAAGGCTTCACTAGAGAATGAAGAGACGGCTTCACTAGAGAATGAAGAGACGACTtcactagaaaatgaagagaaAGCTTCACTAGGGAATGAAGAGAAAGCTTCACTAGGGAATGAAGAGAAGGCTTCACTAGGGAATGAAGAGAAGGCTTCACCAGAGAATGAAGAGAAGGCGTCTCTAGGGAATGAAGAGAAGGCGTCTCTAGGGAATGAAGAGACGGCTTCACTAAGGAATGAAGAGACGGCTTCACTAAGGAATGAAGAGACGGCTTCACTAAGGAATGAAGAGACGGCTTCACTAAGGAATGAAGAGACGGCTTCACTAAGGAATGAAGAGACGGCTTCACTAAGGAATGAAGAGACGGCTTCACTAAGGAATGAAGTGAAAGACGGTAAAGCTGCGACTATTACTGTAAAATTAATGTATGACGGCCTCTCGTGGAgtgtctcccaccaccacccagacggTGACCCCCATGACCACTCCCCCGGCGGCACTGGTGCCCCTGGCCGGAGGTCCCCTGGCGGCACTGGTGCCCCTGGCCGGAGGTCCCCTGGCGGCACTGGTGCCCCTGGCCGGAGGTCCCCTGGCGGCACTGGTGCCCCTGGCCGGAGGTCCCCTGGCGGCACTGGTGCCCCTGGCCGGAGGTCCCCTGGCGGTACTGGTGCCCCTGGCCGGGGGTCCCCTGGCGGTACTGGTGCCCCTGGCCGGGGGTCCCCTGGCGGTACTGGTGCCCCTGGCCGGAGGTCCCCTGGCGGTACTGGTGCCCCTGGCCGGAGGTCCCCTGGCGGTACTGGAGGCGGGTCTCATAGCCAGCACCGGCATCCTAACCAATTCATAACTGAAGCCCCTGTCGACGGGGAAGCCCCTGTCGACGAGGGAGCCCCTGTCGACGAGGAAGCCCCTGTCGACGAGGAAGCCTCTGTTGACGGGGAAGCCTCTGTCGACGAGGAAACACCTGTCGACGGGGAAGCCCCTGTCGACGGGGAAGCCCCTGTCGACGGGGAAGCCCCTGTCGAGGAGGAAGCCCCTGTCGACGGGGAAGCCCCTGTCGACGGGGAAGCCCCTGTCGACGAGGAAGCCTCTGTCGACGAGGAAGCCCCTGTTGACGGGGAAGCCCCTGTTGACGGGGAAGCCCCTGTCGACGAGGAAGCCCCTGTCGACGAGGAAGCCCCTGTCGACGAGGAAGCCCCTGTCGACGAGGAAGCCCCTGTCGACGAGGAAGCCCCTGTCGACGGGGAAGCCCCTGTCGACGGGGAAGCCCCTGTCGACGAGGAAGCCCCTGTCGACGGGGAAGCCCCTGTCGACGGGGAAGCCCCTGTCGACGGGGAAACACCTGTCGACGAGGAAGCCCCTTTCGACGGGGAAACACCTGTCGACGGGGAAGCCCCTGTCGACGGGGAAGCCCCTGTCGACGAGGAAGCCCCTGTCGACGGGGAAGCCCCTGTCGACGGGGAAACACCTGTCAACGAGGAAGCCCCTGTCGACGGGGAAACACCTGTCAACGAGGAAGCCCCTGTCGACGAGGAAGCCCCTGTCGACGAGGAAGCCCCTGTCGACGGGGAAATACCTGTCAACGAGGAAGCCCCTGTCGACGGGGAAACACCTGTCGACGGGGAAACACCTGTCGACGGGGAAATACCTGTCAACGAGGAAGCCCCTGTCGACGGGGAAACACCTGTCGACGGGGAAACACCTGTCGACGGGGAAATACCTGTCAACGAGGAAGCCCCTCCATATAGAGAGACCACTCTCATAAACCCTCCAGAGCTCGCTCTACCCACATGTCCAGGGGAAACCAACTCTAGCTGTACGAGCGGGGAGAGTGGAAGGATTTCCCCACCGTGGGTTGGGGAAACTCGTATTCCATGTGTCAGTTACCCCGCCATGCCTTCCAGAGTATCCCTCTTCCAGACCCACGCTCGGAACATCGCTCGGAACATCACTCAAGATCTGGAAGGCGTTTTCCCGCAGAGCCAGAACGGCAACGGGGTGATTGTTGTGTTGTACGTAGTGGTTTGTGAGGGAATGCTGAGGAATGATGAGAGAACATTGCACGTAGGCCCAGTCATGATGCAGGTGGATGGAGAGAGAACACTGCTCATGGACCCAGTCATTATGCAGGTGGATGGAAAGAGAAAACTGCACATAGACCCAGTCATGATGCAGGTGGATGGAGAGAGAACACTCCACATAGACCCAGTCATGACGCAGGTGGATGGAGAGAGAACACTGCTCATGGATCCAGTCATGACGCAG GTGGATGGAGAAAGAACACTGTTCTTGGACCCAGTCATGATGCAGGTGGATGGAGAAAGAACACTGTTCTTGGACCCAGTCATGATGCAGGTGGATAGAGCGAGAACATTACGTGGAGAAGGGCGCTCGAGAAGAGTACTTCCTTTACAGCCAGTCGCCTACTTTATCCCAATCTCTCCTCCGAAACCCCAGAGTGAAAGGAACCTCAACAACTCCCCACACATACCACTAGGGGGCATTACGTTTGATATCTCTGTGAGTGGTCTTAAAAACAGAAAATGCCGGGCAAAGAAACCTTTAGTGACGAAGCCCCCCAGTGAGAACTGTCCCAGTGAGGAATGTCCCAGTGAGAACTGTCCCAGTGAGGAATGTCCCAGTGAGGAATGTCCCAGTGAAGAATGTCCCAGTGAGGAATGTCCCAGTGAGAACTGTCCCAGTGAGGAATGTCCCAGTGAGGAATGTCCCAGTGAGGAATGTCCTAGTGAGGAATGTCCTAGTGAGGAATGTCCCAGTGAGGAATGTCCTAGTGAGGAAACCTCGAGAGAGGAATGTCCCAGTGAGAAGTCTTCCAGAAAGAATCTTACGCACATGAAATCCCATGGAGAAGAAACCAACAAATAA